GGGACTTGAGGCTTTCTGCAAAGAAAACCAACACACAAAGTTAACACACAGTTTGAAAGAAAAGTCAAACTTGCAAGTCTGTCTGTGGCTAGCTTAATATTGGGGCAGCATGCTTTAAGAACAttattaaaaaggtaaacacaAGTGTTGGCGATATTAGCACAGCCAGCTCATGCTACCACTCATACGTCTGTTATCTGATCGTTATTTTTCCTTAAAAGGTTTGCTTGGCTAGTCCTGCTTAAAGATGAAAGACTAACTTTGCCCACTtgagccagctaacgttacacccGGAACACAATGTGATATGTACAGTTAGCATGTGCTGGCTAGCTGGAAGGCGCTAGGAAGTAGCGGCAGATAGAAGGTTTTACTGGTAACGTTAATAATGAAGTTAAAAGATTGTACCTCTTGTACAGGTTGCTCTTGGACAGCTTGCTTGTGCTCCTCTGGAAGAGCAGCAGCTCCGATAGACAGTAAAAACACGGCGGCGAGTGGAAACAACACGCAAATCACATTTCTAGCTGCCCGTCCATCTCCTCCGCCGACCATGACAGACATTATTGCTCACAGaacactgaacaaaacacaGTTCCCGCTTTACTTTGTCTTCCGCGAATTACTTAATATCATCGGCAACTAAACTGGCTAACTTCATATTAGCAGACTACACTATTTCAGGGACCCCCTCGCTTATACACGTCACGataaggcaggcaggcaggcaggcagaccgACCGACCGATGCCGACGCAGGGCGGAAGTTCCAAACTTGCTGCCGCGTTACGAAGGACATGATTGGACCATAAAAAGTAACGTACCCACAGGACAGCTCGGGGATTGGACAGCCTTCTTGTCATTAACACGCGTATGCAAATAGTTAACAATGAGTCAAATGCTTGAAAGACGttacaaggggaaaaaaaagaaacgatAAAGTTATCACTATAAGCTCTCTGACAGTTATGAAATACACCAATTCATTCAAGTTAATGACCTGACCTTAATGCGAATGTACTCACTACTTGCTAAATGTTTATTCAGTGGTGGCAAGAAGAACTTATGACCACTATAAAAGTCTGAATAAGATGTGGTgattattttacaataaatatttaaatacagcGCATACCCTCTATACACAATTAAAGTAATCTTATCAGCAATTTTCGTGCAAAGGTTGACAGTTTAATACATCGCCATCTAGCGGACTCATAAAGCCTAGCCTACACTCAAATGTTCCATCTATTCTCagttttccttttatttacCTTAAGTGTAGTATTTACAGCAaacttgtttttatgttgtagTTTGAAATCATATGTATTACAAAAAACTACTTTCCAATGTTTGTACAACAGCAGAATATTGATGTTGAAACCAATAGCTAAGTTTCTCATATTGACATTTTTACCTGTTAATCTGTGGGTCACAATATACTTATGACATTTCTGTTGTTATTACGACATGCCcacttattttaacacaaaacttgtcacaaagctccaactGGTATGCTGTTACAAACAGAACATTTCATAAGTTGCTATAACAAGAAAATATTCAGTCTTGATTTCtctttttactttattaaagAAACTTTTTAAACTTCCTTAAATTTTATTAACGTGATACATTTGTGTGGTGTTATAGAAAAATGTGTCCTTATTACATGAATGTACCTtattataacaaaaacaatattgtgATTTGTGGAGACATTCCTCATTTCCTCACATGATCAGTCTGTAAGAAACAACTCACCTCTCACCTGCACAGACCTTTGCAGTGGAAGAGTGTTTCTAGAGCACTGCCATGCCTCACATCCACACTGTCAACCACAATCAGTGTTGCTCTGTTGAAGCTATGGAGGAGCTTCACTTGGTCGAGAGCACCTTGTCAATCGATGCTGACAGAGAGGTGAGTTTTACTCACACACCTTGTCAGTCCTCAGACATCTCTGACATTTTGCGAGGACTTAACAGTTCCCATTAAGGAATTAAAACTTAAAGCTATTCATAGCACAAAAGGTATGAATGCGTTTCTATGCTTCGGGTATGACTCATATTTGCTAATATAAAAGTCGTGACAAAGCTGTGCTGCCAGCGCCTGGTTGAAGAGCACATAAAGGACAACAAGCCACCATGTCAGAGACAGGCCTCCGAAAACCAAGCTCAGCGAGATGTAGATCAGCAGCTCAGCAAAGTAATGCGGGCATGACACCAGCTCGAACCAGCCTCCCTCTGGCACTCTGTGAGCCAGCGTTTCCACTGTCCCTGAAAGGTAACAGAGATAGATAACAGAAAATACATTAGTCCCTGTGTAACTGACAGACCAGTGGTTATTCACCTGGTAATTATGCATCTGTGTTaagttaaagctgcactaatcaatatggATCACTTGTCTTCTATGAAAGGTGTCACTCATTGTgataaacccacagagaatcatCACCAATACTGCTGTTACGCTCAGCTCTACAAAGCTTTATAACCACTTTTAggtaattgttttggtttactgGCAACACATCGCTCTCAACAGCCATGTTTTCAGCAGCAGTGGGCATCTGTTTCTACTAACAAGAGAACACAGCAGAGTATgcagcagctaaagagccagatatttcttGGAGATCAAAACAACCACCAAATGAATGCCAATGCTGCATGTCTAAATTACAACAGTTTGCCAACAAGTTCCCCATAACAACTTTAtatggtgataatatgtcaatgaTGTATTTtcagcttgttctgctgccaAAACAAAACGAAATAAACAATTAATGTACTGTGCATATGTCACTGAACATTATGTACACCTATAGAATCTAATTATTATGGTTATTTTTTTGGGAAATGGTCAGCAGTAATTAAGTATACATCATTTGTAATAAAaggtacaaacaaacaaacatgcagacACAAAGGTTTGAAGCAAAGCCAACTGCACAAACGTACCGGACTTTCCAGTGCGAAGCCTGGCCAGCAGGACCATGGACTGATGCTGCATCATTGAGGCCCAGATGAAAAGTGCGTTTCCAGCCACGTGAAACCAGTCCAGCTGAGAGAGGAGACTTCCAGTCCCTGAAAAAGAGCAGCGCAACCATCTACACCACATAGCAGAGCCAGCTAAATTGTCAATGTAGAGAGGACTGGTTTCACTTTAACCTTTTCCCAGGCGATCCGAGCAGAGCACCGTCAACCCCAGCACGACATAATACCCCACTCCGAACACATACTGCACCAAATGTATGGCTCCATCAGagaaaacactgacaaacaGGCACTCCAGCAGCCTCCTGAGGGAGTGGACGCAGAGCAGCAGCTGCACCAGGACAGTAGACAGCTGTGGGACTAACACAGACAGCATGAATATCAGCAGCAGTATGAATCACACAGGTAGACACACGCTTTAACAGAGCAGCCTACCTTGACTGTCAGTGCTTGGTAAACCTGTCAAAATGTCTAACATGCCAGTCAGCCATGATGGGTATGGCTGATGCTTAAGTGTGAAGTTCAGGTACAAGGCCAGAAGGAGACCATTCCAGCCAACAGAGATGGCATAAAAGTGCCAGAACCACCTGACAGGAGAAAGGTCATGCTCAGGATTTATGTGTTCAACTGAATTAGCATCTACAATGTTTAAgttttaaacatgtaaacaatgaaattaaataaattacaaatgtattaattataCACACGAGTTGTTTTGAACAGTTACCTTTTAGGGACGTCAAACACACGCAGCCAGTCGTCTCGTTTGaggttttgtttggtttttccgTACCGAATAAGATCCTGAAATAACACGTAAAGGCgacatgtttcatattttctcgGCAGCTGCGGTGAGACTTTATGAGCGCAGAAAgctacaaagaaacacaaagccAGAGAAGACCAGAAAGCATCAGTAACGCTCAAGCCGAAGGGGCTCCAATGCATCTTCCCGCTCCGCAGGACATTGTTTTGTGCAACACAGAAAAGAGTCCGCCGGAAAACGGTAGCAAGGGTTCCGGATGAAATGTGAGGTGGCAGGAGGTGTCCTGTGATTATTCAAGCGTATTATTGTAATACCCTGCCAGGTAATTCTGTGAAATACGTTACACCTTGAGAACAGCTTTAAACTTTGCATTCAGTCTTACAGCTGTAAGCAATGCTGGAAAATGATACAGCAGGTGGCAGCACCTGAATCTCACCACATAGCAAGGGGACCCAACATGACGGCCAGTCCAGTCAGAAGCAGTACATTTCTGCAGATAAGTAGATGTattcaaatagcttgttttgtccaaccaagaGAAAGCCAAACATATAAAGCCTTAATAACACAAACGATCAAGAAAATTaacaatattcacatttgagagctggaaccagtgaaGTTGACATCTTTGCTTAATAAAAAACTTACACTATTAATTTGATTAACAAAATTGTTActggtttattttctgtcaatccaCTATCCTACCGCTAATCAGTTAATCAgataatgtgtctgtgtgtgtatcagtggtGGATTAATTATtaagatcctttacttaagtaaaagtactaatgctATACTATAAAAATACTCTTTTACAAGTTacagtcctgcattgaaaatgtatcTAAAGTAacagtatgtaagtataatcaggaaaacataacattaaaaataaaagtacttgatgcagaaagaaaaatgtcctgtgactgttattacatattaaattattattactcatgcatacTGATTGTTGAGGGGGATCTAATTTATGCATATTTTGTATTGGAAAGCAACTAATAATAtgttcattatggattaatctgctgattattttctccattaactgatttttgaaattctgaaaatagtgagaaatgccatCACAGTTACCAAGGGCCCATAGTAGATTCACAATGCTTGCTTTGTCTAACCAAACATAGGAAGCTCAATATTTTTACAAATCTTTACATTTGTGAGGGTAAACCATGAAATCTTTTTATGTCTAAACAATCAAATTTGTGCGAGTTAATCTCAATCTCAATCTAATTATCgtgtcagctgtacttgtataaaatgttggatagtttaataaatgataaaacagattttattaagtcttcatatgttttgtgtttacaaatcttaatttgtaaagtaactagtaaataGAGCTATAagataaatgtagtaaagtaaaaagtaaaatatatagaTCTGAGCTGTAGTGGAGTGGAAGTAGAAAattgaatgaaaagaaaatacttaagtaaaatacaaatacagttaCGTGGGTAAATGTACTTCATGACTGTCCACCACTGATGTACAGCTAAAtgagtatttccctctgaggtGTATAACAGAGTAGAAGGAGATAGGAGGGTGCATTGTTTTAAGCAATGCTCTGGATTCAAAATCTGCATCAGTTCATCACACTTTGATCTTCAGGACAGTGTTACCAAACATGATGTCGCCTGACCTCGTGGCTTTGGTGCTTCACTCATGCTCAGTTTTTGCTGAGCTTTCCTCTCACATGTTCACAAGTGGTATGTGTGTTCCTCCTCTCTACAATGCAGCAACATGTCAAAGGAAaagaagtgtgtttttgtgaacgACTGGATAAGGCCTTTGAGGCATTTGATTCCAGGATGCCTCTTAGAGAAGCCCAGTATCCTGTCTGAGGAAGTGTGGACTGTTTCctgcttccctccctcccttgtCCCCGGTGTCCTCCTCTTTTTTACTGTGCCAAGAGCTGGACCCTCATTGGGCCCCCGAAAGATTGCAGTCAAGCTGGTGCTCTATGGCAGAATACCATAAaataagatttgttttttagaaGTATGTACAGGTTCACACAGTCTGAGGAAA
This portion of the Micropterus dolomieu isolate WLL.071019.BEF.003 ecotype Adirondacks unplaced genomic scaffold, ASM2129224v1 scaffold_343, whole genome shotgun sequence genome encodes:
- the srd5a3 gene encoding polyprenol reductase, with protein sequence MHWSPFGLSVTDAFWSSLALCFFVAFCAHKVSPQLPRKYETCRLYVLFQDLIRYGKTKQNLKRDDWLRVFDVPKRWFWHFYAISVGWNGLLLALYLNFTLKHQPYPSWLTGMLDILTGLPSTDSQVPQLSTVLVQLLLCVHSLRRLLECLFVSVFSDGAIHLVQYVFGVGYYVVLGLTVLCSDRLGKGTGSLLSQLDWFHVAGNALFIWASMMQHQSMVLLARLRTGKSGTVETLAHRVPEGGWFELVSCPHYFAELLIYISLSLVFGGLSLTWWLVVLYVLFNQALAAQLCHDFYISKYESYPKHRNAFIPFVL